In Amycolatopsis sp. EV170708-02-1, the following are encoded in one genomic region:
- a CDS encoding M1 family metallopeptidase, with translation MTVRIRWQEPLCTALLATTMLGACPASAVATPAPGSDGYVHVSPDGTVLGRDPYYPQDGNGGYDVDQYSLALDYAPYSMFLSGKATITATATQDLDRFDLDLRGLTVRSVTVDGVAATFRREGEHELVITPRTPLADGARFTVVVAYDGRPEPIATARGRVGWLAAYGDSAVATGQPRSAMTWFPVNDTEADKATLRVSVTVLDEFSVLGNGSQVSDVPTGYGRHTVTWSEETALAPSTAMLGIGRWEIERITLPGGRTAINAYHPCAVGKKTIGGRLPEVLDFLTGKFGDYPQSAAGGLFLDRSLGYTHGAQTRPVYGRAATIADLLYASAYQWWGAGVSGKMWRDALMPESIARYAVWLWDEKNGVDLDRRYREMVAKVRDDAAFWAPKLTDPGKGTEFAPTAKAVLMVHALRRLVGDDAFFQILAGFPAINPQGNQNWHDFELYVSAMTQRDLGEFNHAWLDGTVRPPDSLLFPGS, from the coding sequence ATGACCGTGCGGATTCGGTGGCAGGAGCCACTGTGCACCGCGTTGCTCGCCACCACGATGCTCGGCGCCTGCCCGGCTTCGGCGGTGGCAACGCCGGCCCCCGGCAGCGACGGGTACGTACACGTCTCGCCCGACGGCACCGTCCTCGGACGCGATCCTTACTACCCGCAGGACGGCAACGGCGGTTACGACGTCGACCAGTACTCGCTCGCGTTGGACTACGCGCCGTACTCGATGTTCCTGAGCGGCAAGGCGACCATCACCGCCACCGCGACACAAGACCTGGACCGGTTCGACCTCGACCTGCGTGGTCTCACCGTCCGTTCGGTCACCGTCGACGGCGTGGCCGCGACGTTCCGCCGGGAGGGCGAACACGAGCTGGTGATCACCCCGCGGACCCCGCTGGCCGACGGGGCGCGGTTCACCGTGGTGGTCGCTTACGACGGGCGTCCGGAACCGATCGCCACGGCGCGGGGACGGGTCGGCTGGCTGGCCGCGTACGGCGATTCCGCCGTCGCCACCGGGCAGCCGCGTTCGGCGATGACCTGGTTCCCCGTCAACGACACCGAAGCCGACAAGGCGACCCTTCGCGTGTCCGTCACCGTCCTGGACGAGTTCTCCGTGCTGGGCAACGGATCCCAGGTCTCCGACGTGCCCACTGGCTACGGGCGGCACACCGTCACGTGGTCGGAGGAAACCGCCCTCGCGCCGAGCACGGCGATGCTCGGCATCGGCCGCTGGGAGATCGAGCGGATCACGCTTCCCGGTGGACGGACCGCGATCAACGCCTATCACCCGTGCGCCGTGGGCAAGAAGACGATCGGCGGGCGGCTGCCCGAGGTGCTGGACTTCCTCACCGGGAAATTCGGCGACTATCCGCAGTCGGCGGCGGGCGGGCTGTTCCTCGACCGCTCCCTCGGCTACACGCACGGAGCCCAGACCAGGCCGGTGTACGGCCGCGCCGCCACGATCGCCGATCTGCTGTACGCGAGCGCGTACCAATGGTGGGGAGCCGGGGTGAGCGGCAAGATGTGGCGCGACGCGCTGATGCCCGAGTCCATCGCGCGGTACGCGGTGTGGCTGTGGGACGAGAAGAACGGCGTCGATCTGGACCGTCGCTACCGCGAAATGGTGGCGAAAGTACGCGACGACGCGGCGTTCTGGGCGCCCAAGCTCACCGATCCCGGCAAGGGCACGGAATTCGCGCCGACGGCCAAAGCGGTGCTGATGGTGCACGCGTTGCGCCGTCTCGTCGGCGACGACGCGTTCTTCCAGATCCTGGCGGGCTTCCCGGCGATCAACCCGCAGGGAAACCAGAACTGGCACGACTTCGAGCTCTATGTCTCCGCGATGACACAACGCGATCTCGGCGAGTTCAACCACGCTTGGCTGGACGGCACGGTGCGGCCGCCGGACTCGCTCCTCTTTCCCGGGAGCTGA
- a CDS encoding MFS transporter, whose protein sequence is MLPLPALLALTTTVFLGCLTEVLPAGLLLGMSEDLGVSPSATGQLVTVYAITTALTAIPLTGATLRVPRKRLLLVLIFGFLVTNLVIAGSSSYPLILAARVVSGALTGVMWSLVAGYAMRLAPPGLTGRALAVAMSGTPIGFALGVPAGTALGEFADWRWAFAAMALISVPLLAWVSVAVPAVPPEPAGPTRPLAASRLPGMRPVLATVALFSLGHNVAYTYIGPVLAGLDAESMLGAALLVFGCATVGGLFAVGSALDSRPRAVLLSCSAVTAAAILLMGIGDGVHGLVLAAAGLWGLGFGGAPTAFQAVTALLAGPTADAAQSLTIAAWNGAVAGGALVGGLLLPLGTSSLPWCAASLILVPLLFSRRVVLSAPADRCRSRR, encoded by the coding sequence ATGCTGCCCCTCCCGGCGCTGCTCGCGCTGACGACCACGGTGTTCCTCGGCTGTCTCACCGAAGTGCTGCCCGCCGGGTTGCTGCTGGGCATGTCCGAGGATCTGGGCGTTTCCCCGTCGGCCACCGGGCAGCTGGTCACGGTCTACGCGATCACGACCGCGCTCACCGCCATCCCGCTCACGGGCGCGACCCTCCGGGTGCCCCGCAAACGCTTGCTCCTGGTGCTGATCTTCGGGTTCCTGGTGACCAACCTGGTGATCGCCGGGTCCTCGTCGTACCCGCTGATCCTGGCGGCACGGGTCGTTTCCGGTGCGCTGACCGGGGTGATGTGGTCGCTCGTCGCGGGCTACGCGATGCGTCTCGCCCCGCCGGGACTCACCGGACGCGCGCTGGCCGTGGCGATGTCGGGTACGCCGATCGGCTTCGCGCTGGGCGTGCCCGCCGGAACCGCGCTCGGCGAGTTCGCCGACTGGCGCTGGGCGTTCGCCGCGATGGCGCTGATCTCCGTGCCGCTGCTGGCGTGGGTGTCCGTCGCGGTCCCCGCCGTGCCCCCGGAACCGGCGGGCCCGACCCGGCCGCTGGCCGCGTCACGGCTGCCGGGAATGCGCCCCGTGCTGGCGACGGTGGCGCTGTTCTCGTTGGGGCACAACGTGGCCTACACCTACATCGGTCCGGTGCTCGCCGGGCTCGACGCGGAATCGATGCTGGGCGCGGCGCTGCTCGTGTTCGGATGCGCCACCGTGGGCGGACTGTTCGCGGTCGGCTCCGCGCTCGACAGCCGTCCGCGCGCCGTGCTCCTGTCCTGCTCCGCCGTGACCGCCGCCGCCATCCTCCTGATGGGGATCGGCGACGGTGTCCACGGCCTGGTGCTGGCCGCCGCCGGCTTGTGGGGCCTGGGATTCGGCGGCGCGCCGACCGCGTTCCAGGCCGTCACCGCCCTGCTCGCGGGCCCCACGGCCGACGCCGCCCAGTCGCTCACGATCGCGGCCTGGAACGGCGCCGTCGCCGGGGGAGCCCTCGTCGGCGGGCTGCTGCTGCCGCTGGGGACGTCGTCGCTCCCGTGGTGCGCGGCCTCGCTGATCCTCGTGCCGCTGCTGTTCAGCCGGCGAGTCGTGCTTTCAGCGCCCGCGGATCGGTGCCGGAGCCGACGATGA
- a CDS encoding N-acetylmuramoyl-L-alanine amidase, with protein sequence MADFDRRTALKGGLTVSAVGLLGTATISAADAASGVAEPKIHDTTAWNARPPAGAIEVQNHKPTYIVVHHTVEPGNVTDYTLEHAFWASRSIQNFHMDTRGWIDTGQQFTNSRGGHITEGRHRSLEILRGGTQHVLGANVGNNNSTCIGIENEGLYSKEDVTPALWDSLVKLVAYIASQYGISPEFIKGHRDFNSTECPGTVLYNRLPELRTEVGKLLGASSPKVDLPEWPLLKPGDSGPRVRTAQELLRARGFAVPVDGLFGQSTKDAVVAVAARHGLERDTCGATAATDETGFLGSDVWPLIVGSGTDPRALKARLAG encoded by the coding sequence GTGGCCGACTTCGACCGACGTACCGCGCTCAAGGGCGGCCTGACGGTAAGCGCCGTCGGGCTACTGGGGACAGCGACGATTTCCGCCGCCGACGCGGCATCCGGGGTGGCGGAACCCAAGATCCACGACACGACGGCCTGGAACGCCCGCCCGCCGGCCGGGGCCATCGAGGTCCAGAACCACAAACCGACGTACATCGTCGTGCACCACACGGTGGAGCCGGGGAACGTCACCGACTACACGCTCGAACACGCCTTCTGGGCGTCGCGTTCGATCCAGAATTTCCATATGGACACCCGTGGCTGGATCGACACCGGCCAGCAGTTCACGAACAGCCGAGGCGGGCACATCACCGAAGGGCGGCACCGCAGCCTGGAGATCCTGCGCGGCGGGACCCAGCACGTGCTGGGCGCGAACGTGGGCAACAACAACAGCACCTGCATCGGGATCGAGAACGAGGGCCTCTACAGCAAAGAGGACGTCACGCCCGCGCTCTGGGACTCGCTGGTGAAGCTGGTCGCGTACATCGCGTCGCAGTACGGGATCTCGCCGGAGTTCATCAAGGGGCACCGGGACTTCAACTCGACCGAATGCCCGGGGACCGTGCTGTACAACCGGCTTCCCGAACTGCGCACCGAGGTCGGCAAGCTGCTGGGCGCCTCGTCGCCCAAGGTGGACCTGCCGGAGTGGCCGCTGCTCAAACCCGGCGACTCCGGACCACGCGTGCGGACCGCACAGGAACTTCTGCGGGCACGCGGTTTCGCGGTCCCGGTCGACGGCCTGTTCGGACAGTCCACAAAGGACGCGGTGGTCGCGGTGGCGGCCCGGCACGGGCTGGAGCGCGACACCTGCGGCGCGACGGCGGCGACCGACGAGACCGGGTTCCTCGGCTCCGACGTCTGGCCGCTCATCGTCGGCTCCGGCACCGATCCGCGGGCGCTGAAAGCACGACTCGCCGGCTGA
- a CDS encoding A/G-specific adenine glycosylase — protein sequence MGVDADVLTEWFDEVGRDLPWREPECSAWGVLVSEIMLQQTPVARVQPIWLDWMARWPVPSALAASSQGEVVRAWGKLGYPRRALRLHAAAAVIAAEHGDVVPSDVDTLLALPGIGAYTARAVAAFAYGKRAPVVDTNVRRVVARAVHGAGDAGPPSNTRDMADVEALLPPEDAPAAKLSAALMELGALVCTARSPRCADCPIYEDCAWQHAGKPAYAGPAKQVQKFAGTDRQVRGLLLDVLRGSEGPVEKARLDLVWDESGQRDRCLDSLLVDGLLEQTRDGLFALPGEH from the coding sequence GTGGGCGTCGACGCGGATGTGCTGACCGAGTGGTTCGACGAAGTGGGGCGCGACCTGCCCTGGCGTGAGCCGGAATGCTCCGCTTGGGGCGTGCTCGTCAGCGAGATCATGTTGCAGCAGACCCCGGTCGCGCGTGTCCAGCCGATCTGGCTCGACTGGATGGCGCGCTGGCCGGTGCCGTCGGCGCTGGCGGCGTCGTCGCAGGGTGAGGTCGTGCGCGCCTGGGGCAAACTCGGCTACCCGCGGCGCGCGCTGCGGCTGCACGCCGCGGCCGCCGTCATCGCCGCCGAACACGGCGACGTCGTTCCGTCCGATGTGGACACTCTGCTCGCGTTGCCGGGTATCGGCGCGTACACCGCCCGCGCGGTCGCCGCCTTCGCCTACGGCAAGCGGGCACCGGTGGTGGACACGAACGTCCGGCGCGTGGTCGCCAGGGCGGTGCACGGCGCGGGTGACGCCGGGCCGCCGTCGAACACCCGCGACATGGCCGACGTCGAGGCGCTGCTTCCGCCGGAGGACGCGCCCGCCGCGAAACTCTCCGCGGCACTGATGGAACTCGGCGCGCTCGTCTGCACCGCGCGCTCCCCGCGGTGCGCGGACTGCCCGATCTACGAAGACTGCGCTTGGCAGCACGCCGGCAAACCCGCCTACGCCGGGCCCGCGAAGCAGGTTCAGAAGTTCGCCGGGACCGATCGCCAGGTGCGCGGGCTGCTGCTCGACGTCCTGCGCGGCAGCGAAGGCCCGGTGGAGAAAGCGCGGCTCGATCTCGTGTGGGACGAATCCGGGCAGCGCGACCGTTGCCTCGACTCCCTGCTCGTCGACGGCCTCCTCGAACAGACCCGGGACGGTCTGTTCGCACTCCCTGGCGAACACTAA
- a CDS encoding carbonic anhydrase, whose product MTSIDVLLKRNQELGDVTPGDRSSPRPSLHVTILTCMDARIRVFEIFGMIQGEAHILRNAGGVVTDDMIRSLALSQRKLGTREVLIVQHTDCGLSMVTEDDFKDELEAASGLRPTWSVEAFRVVEDSVRRSVQRVRRSDFLPHTDNVRGFVYDVKLGRLTEVA is encoded by the coding sequence GTGACCTCAATCGACGTACTGCTGAAGCGAAACCAGGAGCTGGGTGATGTCACTCCTGGTGACCGCTCGTCGCCGAGGCCATCGCTCCACGTGACGATCCTGACCTGCATGGACGCCCGTATCCGGGTGTTCGAGATCTTCGGCATGATCCAGGGTGAAGCGCATATCCTGCGCAACGCGGGCGGCGTCGTCACCGACGACATGATCCGCTCGCTCGCGCTGAGCCAGCGGAAGCTCGGCACGCGTGAGGTGCTGATCGTGCAGCACACCGACTGTGGCCTGTCCATGGTCACCGAAGACGATTTCAAGGACGAGCTCGAAGCCGCCAGCGGGCTGCGCCCGACGTGGTCGGTCGAGGCGTTCCGGGTGGTGGAGGACAGCGTGCGCCGGTCGGTGCAGCGTGTCCGGCGCAGCGACTTCCTGCCGCACACCGACAACGTGCGCGGTTTCGTCTACGACGTGAAGCTGGGCCGGCTGACCGAGGTCGCGTAG
- a CDS encoding LacI family DNA-binding transcriptional regulator, with product MGRPIRTRRQATLASLAAELGVSRTTVSNAYNRPDQLSPELRRRVLETARRLGYPGPDPVARSLRTRKAGAVGLLLTENLSYAFRDPAAVGVLEGLALACEDAGVGLHLVPASPGREDVAAVHRAGVDGFVVYSVPDDDPHLGAVLERPVPTVIVDQPRVDGVDRVGPDDAAAVTAMAEHLISLGHRQIGVLCMRLARERNDDFVSIQRQSAAHFHVQRIRLEALAAAFSAAGVDWATVPVVERFDHTVDDGASAARQLLDAYPQVTAVICTSDILALGALAEAERRGLRVPQDLTVTGFDGITEAERSGLTTVHQPVLEKGKAAGKLLLSSADRVGPKVITLPTELRVGRTSAPPRTAEERWFGP from the coding sequence ATGGGCCGTCCTATCCGCACCAGGAGGCAGGCGACACTGGCGTCGTTGGCCGCAGAGCTCGGTGTGTCGAGGACCACCGTCTCCAACGCCTACAACCGACCGGACCAGCTGTCCCCTGAGCTGCGCCGCCGTGTCCTCGAGACCGCGCGCCGCCTCGGCTACCCGGGCCCGGACCCGGTGGCCCGTTCACTGCGGACGCGCAAAGCCGGCGCTGTCGGTCTTTTGCTCACCGAGAACCTCTCCTACGCCTTCCGCGACCCCGCCGCCGTCGGCGTGCTCGAAGGGCTCGCGCTGGCCTGCGAGGACGCGGGCGTCGGCCTGCATCTGGTCCCGGCGAGCCCGGGCCGGGAGGACGTCGCGGCCGTGCACCGCGCCGGCGTCGACGGCTTCGTCGTCTACTCGGTCCCCGACGACGACCCGCATCTCGGCGCCGTGCTGGAGCGCCCGGTGCCGACGGTCATCGTCGACCAGCCACGCGTCGACGGCGTCGACCGGGTCGGCCCGGACGACGCGGCCGCGGTCACCGCCATGGCCGAGCACCTCATCTCGCTGGGGCACCGGCAGATCGGTGTGCTGTGCATGCGGCTGGCCCGCGAGCGCAACGACGACTTCGTCTCCATCCAGCGGCAGAGCGCCGCCCATTTCCACGTCCAGCGGATCCGGCTGGAGGCGCTGGCCGCCGCGTTCTCGGCGGCCGGGGTCGACTGGGCGACCGTTCCGGTGGTCGAGCGCTTCGACCACACCGTGGACGACGGCGCGTCGGCCGCGCGCCAGCTGCTCGACGCGTATCCGCAGGTCACGGCCGTGATCTGCACCTCGGACATCCTCGCCCTCGGCGCGCTGGCCGAGGCGGAGCGCCGTGGGCTGCGGGTGCCGCAGGATCTGACGGTCACCGGGTTCGACGGCATCACCGAGGCCGAGCGTTCCGGGCTCACCACGGTCCACCAGCCGGTGCTCGAGAAGGGCAAGGCGGCGGGCAAGCTGCTGCTCAGCTCCGCCGACCGGGTCGGGCCGAAGGTGATCACGCTGCCGACGGAACTGCGGGTCGGGCGTACGTCCGCGCCGCCGCGAACGGCTGAAGAACGCTGGTTCGGCCCGTGA
- a CDS encoding metal ABC transporter solute-binding protein, Zn/Mn family, with product MNSRRTKSVFAAVSALAVLALGATACASSDKASTGSGSQNASAANPGGGEKIKVVASTDVWGSVVTAVGGDKVEVTSIIHDPSADPHSYETTASDAIAAKNAKLTLSNGGGYDDFFSKLADQATGAQKLVAVDIAATGNENEHVWYSLPGVEKIADQVAAKLGEIQPASKDAFTANATAFKGKTQELLKKVSGLGASNAKVVATEPVAHYLLDSAKVTDATPPAFAEAVEAEQDVPAAALNEVKQLISGKQVKALINNAQTTTPVTQQVVGDAKNAGIAVVDVTETLPQGVTDYIAWMTKEVDALAGALK from the coding sequence ATGAATTCCCGCCGTACTAAGAGTGTTTTCGCGGCCGTGTCGGCCCTGGCCGTCCTCGCGCTCGGCGCGACGGCCTGCGCGTCGAGCGACAAGGCGTCGACGGGCTCCGGTTCGCAGAACGCGTCCGCCGCGAACCCGGGCGGTGGCGAGAAGATCAAGGTCGTCGCCTCGACCGACGTCTGGGGCAGCGTCGTGACCGCCGTCGGCGGCGACAAGGTCGAGGTCACCTCGATCATCCACGACCCCTCGGCCGACCCGCACTCCTACGAGACCACCGCGAGCGACGCCATCGCCGCGAAGAACGCGAAGCTGACGCTGTCCAACGGCGGCGGCTACGACGACTTCTTCTCGAAGCTCGCCGACCAGGCCACCGGCGCGCAGAAACTGGTCGCCGTCGACATCGCCGCGACCGGCAACGAGAACGAGCACGTCTGGTACAGCCTGCCCGGCGTCGAGAAGATCGCCGACCAGGTCGCCGCGAAGCTCGGCGAGATCCAGCCCGCCTCGAAGGACGCCTTCACCGCCAACGCGACCGCGTTCAAGGGCAAGACCCAGGAGCTGCTGAAGAAGGTCTCGGGCCTGGGCGCCTCGAACGCGAAGGTCGTCGCCACCGAGCCCGTCGCGCACTACCTGCTCGACAGCGCGAAGGTCACCGACGCGACCCCGCCCGCCTTCGCCGAGGCCGTGGAAGCGGAGCAGGACGTGCCCGCCGCCGCGCTCAACGAGGTCAAGCAGCTGATCTCCGGCAAGCAGGTCAAGGCCCTGATCAACAACGCGCAGACCACCACCCCGGTCACCCAGCAGGTCGTCGGCGACGCCAAGAACGCCGGGATCGCGGTCGTCGACGTCACCGAAACGCTGCCCCAGGGTGTGACCGACTACATTGCATGGATGACCAAGGAAGTGGACGCGCTGGCCGGAGCACTGAAGTAG
- a CDS encoding metal ABC transporter ATP-binding protein codes for MTSVPAEARPAVRVRGASLAFGTRTLWSGLDLDVEPGEFLAILGPNGSGKSSLLKVLLGQQGLPEGTVEIAGRRPGGTNRRIGYIPQQRALDEGLTMRGVDLVGLGLDGHRWGTGLFGIAKRRQLVAKAIESVGAQAYAKQPVGRLSGGEQQRLRVAQSLVGDPEVLLCDEPLLSLDLAHQRAVSELIDERRASAGTAVLFVTHEINPILSYVDRVLYLVNGQFRVGKPDEVMNSETLSELYGTRIEVLKVGGQIHVAGAQSALCEDEPHHIDERAS; via the coding sequence GTGACCTCCGTACCCGCCGAAGCCCGCCCCGCGGTCCGTGTCCGCGGGGCGAGCCTCGCGTTCGGCACCCGGACCCTCTGGTCCGGGCTCGATCTCGACGTCGAGCCCGGCGAGTTCCTCGCGATCCTCGGGCCCAACGGCTCCGGGAAGAGCAGCCTGCTCAAGGTGCTGCTCGGCCAGCAGGGGTTGCCCGAGGGCACGGTCGAGATCGCGGGGCGGCGCCCCGGCGGGACCAACCGGCGGATCGGCTACATCCCGCAGCAGCGTGCCCTCGACGAGGGCCTGACCATGCGCGGGGTGGACCTGGTCGGCCTCGGCCTGGACGGGCACCGGTGGGGGACCGGGCTCTTCGGGATTGCGAAGCGGCGCCAGCTGGTGGCGAAGGCGATCGAGTCCGTCGGCGCCCAGGCGTACGCGAAGCAGCCGGTGGGGCGGCTTTCCGGCGGCGAGCAGCAGCGGCTCCGCGTCGCGCAGTCGCTGGTCGGCGACCCCGAAGTCCTGCTGTGCGACGAGCCGCTGCTCTCCCTCGACCTCGCGCACCAGCGCGCGGTCAGCGAGCTGATCGACGAGCGGCGGGCCTCGGCGGGCACGGCCGTCCTGTTCGTCACCCACGAGATCAACCCGATCCTGTCCTATGTGGACCGGGTGCTCTATCTGGTGAACGGCCAGTTCCGGGTCGGCAAGCCGGACGAGGTGATGAACTCGGAGACGCTGTCCGAGCTGTACGGCACGCGGATCGAGGTGCTGAAGGTCGGCGGGCAGATCCACGTCGCCGGAGCCCAGAGCGCGTTGTGCGAGGACGAACCCCACCACATCGACGAACGGGCCAGTTAG
- a CDS encoding metal ABC transporter permease: MDKMFDFALTGELLGLDFVQTALLAAAVLGLVAGVLGPLVVMRRMSFAVHGTAELAFTGAAGALLLGVGVELGGLAGAVIAALLIGLLGGRESERDSVIGVILAFGLGMGVLLLSFYEGRSANKFGILVGQIITIDSTNLNLLVGASVVVLVVLAAIYRPLLFATVDPAVATARGVPVRLLSLIFAVLVGISSALGVQIVGALLVVSLMVTPAAAAARVTASPWKATVLSIVFAEIAALGGIILSLAPGKPVSAFVTTISFVIYLVCRLIAWLRGRSSRIRVEPTATAQPALR; the protein is encoded by the coding sequence GTGGACAAGATGTTCGATTTCGCCTTGACCGGCGAACTCCTCGGCCTCGATTTCGTCCAGACGGCCCTGCTCGCCGCCGCCGTCCTCGGCCTGGTGGCCGGGGTGCTCGGCCCGCTGGTGGTCATGCGGCGGATGTCGTTCGCCGTGCACGGCACCGCCGAGCTGGCCTTCACGGGCGCCGCGGGCGCGCTGCTGCTGGGCGTCGGTGTCGAACTCGGCGGCCTCGCGGGCGCGGTCATCGCCGCCCTGCTGATCGGGCTCCTCGGCGGCCGCGAGTCCGAACGCGACTCCGTGATCGGCGTGATCCTCGCCTTCGGCCTCGGCATGGGCGTCCTGCTGCTGTCGTTCTACGAAGGCCGCAGCGCGAACAAGTTCGGCATCCTCGTCGGGCAGATCATCACCATCGACTCGACCAACCTGAACCTGCTCGTCGGCGCGTCGGTCGTGGTGCTGGTGGTGCTCGCGGCGATCTACCGGCCGCTGCTGTTCGCCACGGTCGACCCGGCGGTCGCGACGGCGCGCGGTGTGCCGGTGCGGCTGCTGTCGCTGATCTTCGCGGTGCTGGTCGGGATTTCGAGCGCGCTCGGGGTGCAGATCGTCGGCGCGCTGCTGGTGGTCTCGCTGATGGTGACCCCGGCCGCGGCGGCCGCGCGGGTCACGGCGAGCCCGTGGAAGGCCACCGTGCTGTCGATCGTGTTCGCAGAGATCGCCGCGCTCGGCGGGATCATCCTCTCGCTCGCGCCCGGGAAGCCGGTGAGCGCGTTCGTCACCACGATCTCGTTCGTGATCTACCTGGTCTGCCGTCTCATCGCATGGCTGCGGGGGCGTTCGTCGCGGATTCGCGTCGAGCCGACGGCGACGGCGCAGCCCGCGCTGCGCTAG
- a CDS encoding DUF445 domain-containing protein, with product MDVVLDDLARHWWLYAAIPFVAALIGYVTKRVAIEMMFKPLEFVGIKPFLGWQGVVPKHGGRMAAVATELLTSNLLDVKEVFRRIDPAIITREIEQPLLRAVDEVAREVLEKHHPRLWEVMPTMAQELLIKQVQASTPRLVREFMEEMTENLDEVLDFQHMTVQRLTRDKKLLVRLIRETSRPEMAFIARTGIYFGFGLGVVQAFVWALTKEPWVLPIFGGCIGLFTDWLAIKLIFVPREPVRFGRVILQGKFQRRRAEVAHQYGEMIANEILTVPNLLDAVLRGPRSDRLYALVERLVAHAVDEQASVAKPMVAMAVGGQRLQEIKQAAARKALERLPPTIRHAEGYLTEAMDVAKIVERRMLGLTPLEFEGLLRPAFRQDEWKLIAVGGLIGFLVGELQVLLMLH from the coding sequence GTGGACGTCGTCCTGGACGACCTCGCCCGGCACTGGTGGCTGTACGCCGCGATCCCGTTCGTCGCCGCGCTGATCGGCTACGTCACCAAACGCGTCGCCATCGAGATGATGTTCAAACCGCTCGAATTCGTCGGGATCAAACCCTTCCTCGGCTGGCAGGGCGTGGTGCCCAAACACGGCGGGCGGATGGCCGCCGTCGCGACCGAGCTGCTGACGTCGAACCTGCTGGACGTCAAGGAGGTCTTCCGGCGGATCGACCCGGCGATTATCACGCGCGAGATCGAGCAGCCGCTGCTGCGGGCCGTGGACGAGGTCGCCCGCGAAGTGCTCGAAAAGCACCATCCCCGGCTCTGGGAGGTCATGCCGACGATGGCGCAGGAGCTGCTGATCAAGCAGGTCCAGGCGTCGACGCCACGGCTGGTGCGCGAGTTCATGGAGGAGATGACCGAGAACCTCGACGAGGTGCTCGACTTCCAGCACATGACCGTGCAGCGGCTCACCAGGGACAAGAAGCTGCTCGTCCGGCTGATCCGCGAGACGTCGCGACCGGAGATGGCGTTCATCGCGCGAACGGGGATCTACTTCGGCTTCGGGCTCGGCGTCGTGCAGGCGTTCGTGTGGGCGCTGACGAAGGAGCCGTGGGTGCTGCCGATCTTCGGCGGCTGCATCGGGCTGTTCACCGACTGGCTGGCGATCAAGCTGATCTTCGTGCCACGCGAGCCGGTGCGGTTCGGCCGGGTGATCCTGCAGGGCAAGTTCCAGCGGCGGCGGGCGGAGGTCGCGCATCAGTACGGCGAGATGATCGCGAACGAGATCCTCACCGTGCCGAACCTTCTCGACGCCGTCCTGCGCGGGCCACGGTCGGACCGGCTGTACGCGCTGGTCGAGCGGCTCGTGGCGCACGCCGTCGACGAGCAGGCGAGTGTCGCGAAACCGATGGTCGCGATGGCCGTCGGCGGGCAGCGGCTGCAGGAGATCAAACAGGCGGCCGCGCGGAAGGCGCTGGAGCGGCTGCCCCCGACGATCCGCCACGCCGAGGGCTACCTGACCGAGGCGATGGACGTCGCGAAGATCGTCGAACGGCGGATGCTCGGGCTGACGCCGCTGGAGTTCGAGGGGTTGCTGAGGCCGGCGTTCCGGCAGGACGAATGGAAGCTCATCGCGGTCGGCGGGCTCATCGGCTTCCTGGTCGGTGAGCTCCAGGTGCTGCTGATGCTGCACTGA